In Leptospira hartskeerlii, a single window of DNA contains:
- a CDS encoding sensor histidine kinase: MNSLLVAHNSKAPFWKVFLATQVTTHCVCSIVEFSVEFLNRLNRGAFFTGAFLVVASAIASILGVASGGIIHVLLLAGEGVERPHGGSYNILLSSLILALFISFLEKSMQILIERRKKMESELKDIQYRTFQNRMDPHYLFNTLNTIHSLLVTDPQKADNALILLSETYRFLSDRIFEKTIPFSEEWDFTVNYLELQRIRFSDSLTIKIKKVGDFSRLRIPPLTLQPLVENSFKHGLENRSEAGILEISATESFGRIKIEIKNNGNEKQEHHLLPEYKKSEFSRTLNNIKSRLEYNFGEAELKLEKDKFGITTLRLEFASR; this comes from the coding sequence ATGAATTCGTTGTTAGTCGCTCATAATTCCAAAGCTCCTTTCTGGAAGGTGTTCTTAGCCACCCAGGTAACCACACATTGTGTATGTTCCATAGTGGAGTTTTCCGTAGAATTTTTGAACCGACTGAATAGAGGCGCATTCTTTACCGGGGCCTTTTTGGTCGTCGCTTCTGCGATAGCATCCATCCTGGGAGTTGCGTCAGGCGGAATCATTCATGTATTATTATTAGCCGGAGAAGGAGTCGAAAGGCCCCACGGAGGATCATACAATATTCTTCTGAGCAGCTTAATACTTGCCTTATTCATTTCCTTTTTAGAAAAATCCATGCAAATCCTGATAGAAAGAAGGAAGAAGATGGAAAGCGAACTGAAGGATATCCAATACAGGACCTTTCAAAATCGGATGGATCCGCATTATCTGTTCAATACTTTGAATACAATACATTCTTTGCTTGTAACAGATCCTCAAAAGGCAGATAACGCTTTAATTTTGCTTTCCGAAACATACAGATTTTTATCCGATAGGATCTTCGAAAAAACCATTCCTTTCTCAGAAGAATGGGACTTTACAGTAAACTATCTGGAATTGCAAAGAATACGATTTTCGGATTCTTTAACGATCAAGATCAAGAAAGTAGGGGACTTTTCCAGACTTAGGATACCTCCTTTAACCTTACAACCATTAGTCGAAAATAGTTTTAAGCATGGTTTAGAAAATCGTTCCGAGGCAGGGATATTAGAGATCAGTGCGACCGAAAGTTTCGGAAGAATAAAAATAGAGATTAAAAATAACGGGAACGAAAAACAAGAACATCATTTGTTACCTGAATATAAGAAATCCGAATTTTCTCGTACATTAAACAATATAAAATCCAGATTAGAGTATAATTTCGGCGAAGCGGAACTCAAATTAGAAAAAGATAAATTCGGAATCACCACATTAAGATTGGAATTCGCATCAAGATGA
- a CDS encoding FecR family protein: protein MKLKVWMILSLVLSIGSLVLVSQENKEKDARVSFLIGKVQLQKGGKGSWNILKQGDYVSEGDIVSTGNASKTTLLYKGSEFKVLPNTKLKISSLYNESKDGKLEVQSGFAWFQLVNLKGKKFEVSTPTTTAGVRGTAFSAFHDHKTKDSSFCTCEGKVLMNGTGDPKDGTMQEKGNGGYYPGGGEEPKRSSYEGIIVKFKSLPPFKDLMKKNISLKNCLSCHTPQGWTPDDSVPSDETYGGGKM, encoded by the coding sequence ATGAAACTGAAAGTTTGGATGATATTAAGCCTGGTGCTTTCCATCGGTTCCTTGGTTTTAGTTAGCCAAGAGAATAAGGAGAAGGACGCAAGAGTTTCCTTCCTTATTGGAAAAGTACAATTGCAAAAAGGCGGCAAGGGAAGCTGGAACATTCTAAAACAAGGTGACTATGTTTCAGAAGGAGATATTGTTTCTACAGGGAACGCTTCTAAAACAACACTACTCTATAAGGGTTCCGAGTTTAAAGTCCTGCCGAATACAAAATTAAAAATTTCCAGTCTGTATAACGAATCAAAAGACGGTAAACTGGAAGTACAGAGTGGATTTGCTTGGTTCCAACTCGTAAACCTAAAGGGTAAAAAATTCGAGGTCAGCACTCCTACTACTACTGCGGGCGTAAGAGGGACTGCATTCTCCGCATTCCACGACCATAAAACCAAGGATTCTTCCTTCTGCACTTGTGAAGGTAAGGTTTTGATGAATGGGACAGGTGATCCGAAAGACGGGACCATGCAAGAAAAAGGAAATGGCGGTTATTATCCTGGTGGCGGAGAAGAACCGAAAAGAAGCTCTTACGAAGGAATTATAGTAAAATTTAAATCTCTTCCTCCATTCAAGGATCTGATGAAAAAGAATATTTCCTTAAAGAATTGTTTATCCTGCCACACGCCTCAAGGCTGGACTCCGGATGACTCCGTTCCAAGCGATGAGACTTACGGCGGAGGAAAAATGTAA
- a CDS encoding Ig-like domain-containing protein, producing MVTGFGERDRIFIKRTVVITCLAVLPILSGCKESEKAGSALDSFFSSIGIPVDGGGSVPKTVNNINYTETDTPATLPVDFGTTGPQALLNLAAFDQVDRYKSLEIVFSEPMDRNTVFTSFSLREKTGPSSFAPLPGPSSPAAESKGGVFYWKSGGRLIFDPYRELKSNTTYQLSLTSDAKGIEGGTLTAYTTEFTTEPDYYVTMSLNGKSVGPGNTVNDLTFADALPGTLSMNLTASFTNPVAGTNYIKSIKLKHMGSSVTYDICNAPSVPCDMTNALASSLNLNGLSDGLKPFQGGNSYVFEITNSAGKLFQRSFGFNYGKVNSNPYNILTKGAAAILDEAQTLRLFGGVLERFARGDFRIKDSADNVVKTFANFSNAPTSGTKRSGYCMNYDSFNFIRSYGDASDYTIATFQDGYCGPNGTGSNQGAFTGYGCPPLSDCMNFDVDVYITSVNIPTTVGASTTKDCNNLDITATENIKACLKVNGNGDLGVTLRGKVATIGLIVVARNQGDIGGFLCGLAGSCAGTLFSFSMTSDLNYNVTVKPVRTSKARTTSSVDSNGNFVIQIKTPFSPTDPDTGNFYVSEWAVNLTTHDIVQRSSGSWLANLITSIGTDLANSMVAALAPKITQAMLGDVIQGVAPKALNSVVQSLKTPGLDITLPNYLPAPLANFPLTLQLQVEQDAVVRMSGSNKAVVASADLGLVTPAASRLLNTNPNYHGQSGAVGFVSTRPVPTTQALTGEYAFNNSAANPGLLLTLTADTVTQAAFSLWQNGALNLRINRQFIDTIVAYAGDDPLFQLTQELVKVGTLMNVLSPGRPLNGLNPTDPTKLIRSVNSTDDVDIDVYAIHAPNGEFKWVGSAAQKPTLVVNFTDLELRIFGRRPNGTNIGTDAAPVICSSAAADTAANSCRYLLNKARVSIKADGVFDFVPFVNPTGNTTYDKLNALKLVLNKDVGKMSYTLDILEGNSFNPFGLDPKGIFQVVDPLIRSLIVPLVNNVLRQVPLPRTLTISSLYHPTNNTTCNIKADTDNLMLRTFNVTPGSEPYPYLFGALQFQGAAASNPASTIVCP from the coding sequence ATGGTTACCGGATTTGGTGAAAGAGATAGAATTTTTATTAAACGGACGGTTGTTATAACTTGTCTGGCGGTCCTTCCTATACTTTCAGGATGTAAAGAATCTGAAAAAGCAGGAAGCGCACTGGATTCATTCTTTAGTTCTATTGGGATCCCAGTAGATGGAGGCGGTTCCGTTCCTAAAACCGTCAATAATATCAATTATACTGAAACTGATACTCCAGCCACATTGCCTGTGGATTTTGGTACTACCGGTCCCCAAGCTTTATTAAATCTTGCAGCATTCGATCAAGTGGATAGATACAAAAGTTTGGAGATTGTTTTTTCCGAACCTATGGATCGGAACACGGTGTTTACCAGTTTCTCCTTAAGAGAAAAAACTGGGCCTTCTAGTTTTGCTCCTTTGCCAGGCCCTAGCTCTCCGGCTGCGGAAAGTAAGGGGGGAGTCTTTTATTGGAAATCAGGCGGGAGGTTAATCTTTGATCCGTACAGGGAACTTAAATCGAATACCACCTACCAATTATCTTTAACCTCAGATGCCAAAGGGATCGAAGGAGGAACGTTAACTGCTTATACTACAGAGTTTACTACCGAACCGGACTATTATGTTACGATGAGTTTGAACGGAAAATCTGTGGGACCTGGTAATACGGTAAACGACCTTACATTTGCGGATGCGCTTCCTGGAACCTTATCAATGAACTTGACAGCAAGTTTTACAAACCCTGTAGCAGGAACGAATTATATTAAATCTATCAAACTGAAACATATGGGGTCTTCAGTTACTTACGATATATGTAATGCACCTAGTGTTCCTTGCGATATGACGAATGCTCTTGCTTCTTCTTTGAATCTGAACGGCCTCTCGGATGGATTAAAACCTTTTCAAGGTGGGAATTCCTACGTGTTCGAGATCACCAATTCTGCAGGTAAGTTATTCCAAAGAAGTTTTGGCTTTAATTACGGAAAAGTAAATTCGAATCCTTATAATATTCTCACCAAAGGGGCCGCGGCGATCTTGGACGAGGCCCAGACATTAAGATTATTTGGCGGAGTGTTGGAACGTTTTGCTAGAGGGGATTTTAGGATCAAAGATTCGGCTGATAATGTGGTAAAAACTTTCGCGAACTTTTCGAATGCACCTACTTCCGGTACAAAACGATCCGGATATTGTATGAACTACGACTCTTTCAACTTCATTAGAAGTTATGGAGACGCGAGTGACTATACCATCGCTACTTTCCAAGACGGATATTGTGGACCGAATGGAACGGGAAGTAACCAAGGAGCGTTTACAGGATACGGATGTCCTCCTCTAAGCGACTGTATGAACTTCGATGTGGATGTATATATCACAAGTGTGAATATTCCTACAACTGTTGGCGCAAGCACGACTAAGGATTGTAATAATTTAGATATTACTGCGACTGAGAATATCAAAGCGTGTTTGAAAGTGAACGGAAATGGGGACCTCGGCGTAACTTTGAGAGGAAAAGTTGCAACCATTGGGCTTATAGTAGTCGCAAGGAACCAAGGAGATATTGGAGGTTTTCTTTGCGGACTTGCGGGTTCTTGTGCAGGAACCTTATTTTCCTTTAGTATGACTTCCGATCTGAACTATAATGTGACTGTAAAACCGGTTCGCACTTCAAAAGCACGCACTACTTCCAGCGTGGATAGTAATGGAAATTTTGTGATCCAGATCAAAACACCATTTTCTCCTACGGATCCTGATACTGGGAATTTTTATGTTTCTGAATGGGCGGTAAATCTTACCACTCACGATATCGTTCAAAGAAGTTCCGGTTCTTGGTTGGCAAACCTGATCACTTCGATCGGTACCGATTTGGCGAATAGTATGGTGGCGGCTCTTGCTCCGAAGATCACTCAAGCAATGTTAGGTGATGTGATCCAAGGTGTGGCTCCTAAAGCATTGAATTCTGTGGTTCAATCTTTAAAAACTCCAGGTTTGGATATCACACTTCCGAATTACTTACCTGCCCCTCTTGCTAATTTCCCTTTAACTCTTCAGTTACAAGTGGAACAGGATGCGGTTGTTAGGATGAGCGGATCGAATAAAGCAGTCGTTGCCTCAGCTGATCTAGGTTTAGTAACTCCTGCAGCAAGCAGACTTCTTAATACGAATCCCAACTATCACGGCCAAAGTGGTGCAGTGGGTTTTGTGAGTACTCGGCCTGTGCCTACAACCCAAGCTCTAACAGGAGAATACGCTTTTAATAATAGTGCCGCAAATCCGGGCTTACTTCTCACCTTAACTGCAGACACTGTCACACAAGCAGCGTTCAGTCTTTGGCAGAATGGTGCATTGAACTTAAGGATCAATCGTCAATTCATAGATACGATCGTTGCTTATGCAGGTGATGATCCTCTCTTCCAACTGACTCAGGAGCTAGTGAAAGTAGGAACTTTGATGAACGTACTTTCTCCGGGGCGTCCGCTTAATGGATTAAATCCAACCGATCCTACTAAGCTTATACGCAGTGTGAATTCTACTGACGATGTGGATATAGATGTGTATGCAATCCATGCTCCGAATGGCGAATTTAAGTGGGTAGGGAGCGCGGCTCAGAAGCCTACATTGGTGGTTAACTTTACGGATCTAGAATTAAGGATTTTCGGAAGAAGGCCAAATGGGACCAATATAGGAACAGATGCCGCTCCGGTAATTTGTAGCAGTGCTGCTGCAGATACTGCCGCGAATAGTTGTCGTTATCTCTTGAATAAAGCAAGAGTAAGTATCAAGGCGGACGGAGTTTTTGATTTCGTACCATTTGTGAATCCTACCGGGAACACTACTTACGATAAGCTCAACGCTCTAAAATTGGTATTGAACAAGGATGTCGGTAAGATGTCCTATACTCTGGATATCTTAGAAGGAAATTCATTCAACCCATTCGGTTTAGATCCGAAAGGGATATTCCAAGTAGTGGATCCGTTGATACGTTCTTTGATCGTTCCTTTGGTGAATAACGTTTTAAGACAAGTGCCTTTACCGAGGACGTTGACGATCAGTTCCTTGTATCATCCTACAAATAATACTACCTGTAATATAAAGGCGGATACTGATAATCTTATGTTGAGAACTTTCAACGTAACCCCAGGTTCTGAGCCTTATCCGTATCTGTTCGGTGCATTACAATTCCAAGGAGCAGCGGCTTCTAATCCTGCTTCTACGATTGTCTGCCCTTAA